A genomic window from Vigna radiata var. radiata cultivar VC1973A chromosome 2, Vradiata_ver6, whole genome shotgun sequence includes:
- the LOC111240583 gene encoding uncharacterized protein LOC111240583: MGEEDESSKNKNVGGGGAGGSRKGAGRPCKKPKPKKVPQRGLGVAQLEKIRLEEEEKEKKAAAAAGANANGSSNNSPCDLRLQFANFPSSPNSLPSSTVSLANSGGGGGGSEACWHGGVPPHGRVSGPHLWAHHNFELQSKNLGMDPKLTLASNLPCQSNPLSPSFNWLQRTQQQHPSSSMVSASSGTSSITVPKSLIEIPSNQSYSGCYVSKRQEERMTGIKRQGSFSLQTPPVISSNFKPLTFPSPVKASETIPCRRGREFNLDFSNSTIREVPSLAASNSELNSKKKKKDNESISGDFLRLAPPIPCSNFKLNSTSAFQPFHHQANMKNQVPPPSGYNQQQQHCYNFISPSANAALIGQQSDSFQNHNAVARSSKLDLTLKL, translated from the exons AtgggtgaagaagatgaaagctCTAAGAATAAGAacgttggtggtggtggtgctggTGGCAGTAGAAAAGGTGCTGGTAGACCTTGCAAAAAGCCAAAGCCTAAGAAGGTGCCTCAGAGGGGACTTGGTGTTGCACAGCTTGAAAAAATTagacttgaagaagaagaaaaggagaaaaaagcagcagcagcagcaggtGCAAATGCAAATGGATCATCAAACAATTCACCCTGTGATCTGCGTCTGCAATTTGCAAACTTTCCATCTTCTCCAAATTCATTACCTTCAAGCACTGTTTCATTAGCAaacagtggtggtggtggtggtggctcTGAGGCTTGTTGGCATGGTGGTGTTCCACCACATGGGCGTGTTAGTGGGCCCCACCTGTGGGCCCACCATAATTTTGAACTTCAGAGCAAGAACTTAGGGATGGACCCTAAATTGACTCTTGCATCAAATTTGCCATGTCAGTCCAACCCTCTTAGCCCCTCCTTCAATTGGTTGCAGAGAACCCAACAACAACACCCTTCATCATCAATG GTGAGTGCCTCCTCAGGGACTTCATCAATAACTGTGCCTAAATCCTTAATAGAGATCCCTTCAAACCAAAGCTACAGTGGATGCTATGTTTCCAAGAGGCAGGAGGAAAGG ATGACAGGGATTAAAAGACAAGGCTCCTTCTCTCTTCAAACCCCACCTGTAATCTCTTCCAATTTCAAACCTTTAACTTTTCCTTCCCCTGTTAAAGCAAGTGAAACAATTCCATGCCGTCGTGGAAGAGAATTCAACTTGGATTTTAGCAATTCAACTATAAG GGAAGTTCCTTCCCTTGCAGCATCCAACTCAGAGCTaaactcaaagaaaaagaagaaagataatgAGAGTATTAGTGGAGATTTTCTTAGACTAGCTCCTCCTATCCCATGctcaaattttaagttaaactCTACTTCAGCTTTCCAACCATTTCATCACCAG gCAAACATGAAGAATCAAGTTCCTCCCCCNTCAGGGTACAATCAACAGCAGCAACATTGTTACAATTTCATCTCTCCATCAGCAAATGCAGCACTAATTGGACAACAATCAGATAGTTTTCAGAATCATAATGCGGTGGCAAGAAGTTCTAAACTAGATCTCACTTTGAAGCTTTGA
- the LOC106752763 gene encoding uncharacterized protein LOC106752763 yields MVSKKVVPDLYMFGSRVHNGILSKIYDIGVITLKRYMVKRDVVIESHDNAFSVKKGEMLFGYQPFATKDPKIFENAEMYVANRFVGEGEKLLKYVLWLNGPETENPSLPMTPPSVVESNFATFFTIDFMKPAHDQYVYRHANGLCVIGLAPSHVAFKDEGGITXVDFNVGKSDRSEMKVTGKRKKNAQHFESNTTLCKISTPNLLPLVAFYYRKE; encoded by the exons ATGGTCTCTAAGAAAGTGGTGCCTGATCTCTATATGTTTGGTTCTAGAGTGCATAATGGGATTCTTAGTAAGATTTATGACATTGGTGTTATCACACTTAAGAGGTATATGGTCAAG AGGGATGTGGTGATCGAGAGTCACGACAATGCGTTTTCGGTGAAGAAAGGGGAGATGCTGTTTGGGTATCAGCCGTTTGCGACTAAGGATCCGAAGATATTTGAGAATGCAGAGATGTATGTGGCTAATAGGTTCGTGGGGGAGGGAGAGAAGCTGCTGAAATACGTGCTTTGGTTGAACGGTCCTGAGACCGAGAACCCCAGCCTTCCCATGACTCCTCCTTCCGTCGTTGAATCCAACTTTGCCACTTTCTTCACCATAG ATTTCATGAAACCAGCTCACGATCAGTACGTTTACCGGCACGCCAATGG CTTGTGTGTGATTGGGTTGGCTCCTTCCCACGTTGCTTTCAAGGATGAAGGTGGAATCACGNCCGTNGATTTCAATGTTGGGAAGTCTGATCGCAGCGAGATGAAAGTCACTGGAAAGCGGAAGAAG AATGCACAACACTTTGAGTCCAACACTACTCTGTGTAAAATTTCTACTCCCAATCTACTCCCTCTCGTTGCATTCTACTACAGAAAAGAATAG
- the LOC106756254 gene encoding protein IQ-DOMAIN 1 isoform X2, whose translation MGPKKWFKRIVKLKKRKEDKLEQAKVQFTPEKLDESWEEKQDETLEESNSISNEGLVVVERTVPTRLMEDIAATRIQNAFRAFLARRTLHNLRDTALNYTINIAPWKVELKVEAAKEQAVTALNYIHTWSRIQEQIKARRLYMLTEARIKQKKLENQLKLAAEIHQLQVGWCGGSDTMEEILFRIHQREEAAVKRERAMAYAFSHQWRPNCRQYLGQAIYSVGKESWGWSWKERWVAARPWQIRVRFPDPITKKTTDSKVPLSNSELSNTKETPKGKENNIPDLSNNNLAK comes from the exons ATGGGTCCAAAGAAATGGTTTAAGAGGATTGTTAAATTGAAGAAACGGAAGGAAGATAAATTGGAACAAGCTAAG GTGCAATTCACCCCTGAAAAATTAGATGAGTCGTGGGAGGAAAAGCAAGATGAAACTCTTGAAGAGTCAAATAGCATTTCTAATGAAGGTTTGGTGGTGGTAGAAAGGACAGTTCCCACCAGGTTGATGGAAGACATTGCTGCTACTCGGATTCAAAATGCATTTCGTGCATTTCTG GCAAGAAGAACGTTGCACAATCTAAGAGATACTGCACTAAACTACACGATAAACATTGCACCATGGAAGGTAGAATTGAAAGTTGAGGCTGCCAAAGAACAGGCAGTAACTGCACTGAACTATATACATACTTGGAGCAGAATACAGGAACAGATTAAAGCTCGCAGACTCTATATGCTAACAGAAGCAAGgattaaacaaaagaaattagaaaaccAGTTAAAACTTGCAGCTGAGATTCATCAGCTTCAG GTGGGATGGTGTGGAGGTTCCGACACAATGGAAGAGATACTTTTCAGGATACATCAGAGAGAAGAAGCAGCAGTCAAACGAGAGCGAGCTATGGCATATGCCTTCTCTCATCAG TGGAGGCCCAATTGCAGGCAGTATTTGGGCCAGGCTATCTACAGCGTTGGCAAAGAAAGCTGGGGTTGGAGCTGGAAGGAGAGGTGGGTAGCAGCTCGTCCATGGCAAATCCGGGTTCGTTTTCCTGACCCCATCACAAAGAAAACCACTGACAGCAAAGTTCCATTGTCTAATTCTGAGTTGTCAAATACAAAGGAAACTCCGAAAgggaaagaaaacaacattccAGATCTGTCTAACAACAATCTAGCCAAATAA
- the LOC106756254 gene encoding protein IQ-DOMAIN 1 isoform X1 — protein sequence MGPKKWFKRIVKLKKRKEDKLEQAKVQFTPEKLDESWEEKQDETLEESNSISNEGLVVVERTVPTRLMEDIAATRIQNAFRAFLARRTLHNLRDTALNYTINIAPWKVELKVEAAKEQAVTALNYIHTWSRIQEQIKARRLYMLTEARIKQKKLENQLKLAAEIHQLQVGWCGGSDTMEEILFRIHQREEAAVKRERAMAYAFSHQSIFQWRPNCRQYLGQAIYSVGKESWGWSWKERWVAARPWQIRVRFPDPITKKTTDSKVPLSNSELSNTKETPKGKENNIPDLSNNNLAK from the exons ATGGGTCCAAAGAAATGGTTTAAGAGGATTGTTAAATTGAAGAAACGGAAGGAAGATAAATTGGAACAAGCTAAG GTGCAATTCACCCCTGAAAAATTAGATGAGTCGTGGGAGGAAAAGCAAGATGAAACTCTTGAAGAGTCAAATAGCATTTCTAATGAAGGTTTGGTGGTGGTAGAAAGGACAGTTCCCACCAGGTTGATGGAAGACATTGCTGCTACTCGGATTCAAAATGCATTTCGTGCATTTCTG GCAAGAAGAACGTTGCACAATCTAAGAGATACTGCACTAAACTACACGATAAACATTGCACCATGGAAGGTAGAATTGAAAGTTGAGGCTGCCAAAGAACAGGCAGTAACTGCACTGAACTATATACATACTTGGAGCAGAATACAGGAACAGATTAAAGCTCGCAGACTCTATATGCTAACAGAAGCAAGgattaaacaaaagaaattagaaaaccAGTTAAAACTTGCAGCTGAGATTCATCAGCTTCAG GTGGGATGGTGTGGAGGTTCCGACACAATGGAAGAGATACTTTTCAGGATACATCAGAGAGAAGAAGCAGCAGTCAAACGAGAGCGAGCTATGGCATATGCCTTCTCTCATCAG AGCATATTTCAGTGGAGGCCCAATTGCAGGCAGTATTTGGGCCAGGCTATCTACAGCGTTGGCAAAGAAAGCTGGGGTTGGAGCTGGAAGGAGAGGTGGGTAGCAGCTCGTCCATGGCAAATCCGGGTTCGTTTTCCTGACCCCATCACAAAGAAAACCACTGACAGCAAAGTTCCATTGTCTAATTCTGAGTTGTCAAATACAAAGGAAACTCCGAAAgggaaagaaaacaacattccAGATCTGTCTAACAACAATCTAGCCAAATAA